A segment of the Desulfitobacterium dehalogenans ATCC 51507 genome:
TGTTAATCCCCTCTTTAAGTTATTGCTATATAAAGGGACATTCGATGAATAATTAGGATTAGGACAGGATTAGAGTCCATTAGGATAAAGTTCTTGGATTAGGATAAATATAAAAGTGCTATGCTTTAAAATCTTTCTATAGCACCCCCCCTTTCAAGTTCCGAAGTATCCAACTACTTCCAATAATCAGAAAATTACGTTTGTTTAATTTCTTTATTCGACGGACCGGTGTATTTCCCTTCTTCGTGAAATTAATAATTTCTAAAAATTTTAATAATTAATTCTATTCTGGTAGTCATAAGTTTTAATAATAATACGCATATCATCTGCCGAACTGACCACTAGACCAAAAATAATTTTAAAACACTGAGCGATAGAATTCGACGTTATATTGTCAAATCCTTCTTACTTGTGCAAGTTTTTTAAATTATTAATTATTTTACTTATTATCTAAATATTCGGTTTCCTAAATCAATATAATCCTAAGATGCAAAAAAAGAAGGACCGTTCGTTGGATAAACGGTCCTTCTTACTCTATAAGGAGTATTCCATTCTTAAGTTAAAAATCTCACTATTGAGCTATCTCATGGATCAAGTCCAAGAAATTAGGAAAGGAAACCTCTGCTGCTTCTATACCTTCCAGACTTACCCCTTCTTCAGAAAGCAGACCTGCCACCACCCAAGCCATAGCCAGGCGATGATCTCCATGACTCTGAGCAGAACCCCCTCGTAAGCTTTTAACCCCTTGAATCCGCAACCCATCGGGAAGCTCTTGTATGGTCGCACCCAGATCCTGCAGACCCTGGACGACCGTCTGAATTCGGTCCGTCTCTTTGACCCGAAGCTCAGCGGCATCACGAATAATCGTTTCACCTTGGGCAAGACTTGCCGCAACTGCCAGGACAGGAATTTCATCGATGAGCTTGGGTATCATTTCGCCTTGAATCTCTATGCCATGGAGCTGGGCTGGTCGTACGCGGAGATTGGCACGTGGTTCACTGCATTCTTCCCATTCCCCTTCTACTTGGATATCTGCACCCATTTGCCAAAGGGCATCCAAAATCCCTGTTCGAGTTGGATTTATCCCCACATTCTTGAGAAGGAGCTCTCCCTGGGGAATGACGGTCCCTAGGACCAGGAAAAATGCAGCAGAGGAAATATCCCCCGGCACCGCTACTTCTCGTCCGGATAGGATCGCACCACCCTTTACCCTTGCGGTGCAGCCCTCGCTCTTTAGATCAACTCCAAATCCCCTCAGCATTCGTTCCGTATGATCTCGTGAAAGGAAGGGTTCTGTGACCCTGGTCTCTCCTTCTGCTCTCAGCCCGGCCAGAAGAATGGCGGACTTTATCTGAGCGGAGGGAACAGGCGAATTGAATTGAACCCCATGTAAGAGGCCGCCTTGAATGGTCAAAGGGGCATATTTTCCTTCTTGCCTACCGAGAATACGTGCTCCCATTTCCTGCAAAGGAAGGGTAACCCGGCCCATTGGTCGTGACCTGATTGAAGAATCCCCGGTCAAGGTCGCGCTGAAGGGGCAGCCTGCTAAGACGCCTAACATGATCCTCATCGTGGTTCCGGAATTCCCCACATCCAAAATATCCTGGGGTTCATGCCAATTCTCAAAGCCCCGGCCTCTGATCCAGACTTCCGCATCCCGCCGTTCCCATTCTACTCCCAGTGTCTTCAGGCATTCCAGCGTACTTAGGCAATCCTGTCCCAGCAAAAAATTCGTAATATGGGTTTCACCCTGAGCCATCCCGCCGAACAAAGCAGCCCGATGGGATATGGACTTATCTCCAGGGACCTCTATTTCACCTTGAATTCGCCGAATAGGATTAATTCGTATTCCTTTAGACTCATTATTTATTTGCATCTGATTCCCTCCGGTTCAGCATTTGACTCCTGGCCCTTTGAGCCCTCTCAAACACTTTAAACATCTCTTCGCCATCAGCGCCTGCAATGATCTCCCGAATCTCCTTAACCTTTTCTTCCCAGATATCCAGGGAGCGGAGAATTGCCGAGGCGTTGGAAAACAATATATCCCTCCACATTTCCGGTGAACTATCCACCAGCCGCGTAATTTCTCTGAAGCTCCGACCGGCTATTTCGAGGGGTTTCCCTCTTAAATTCCCTTCTGATGCAGTTAAGGCCAGCGCAAGGGACAGCACATGAGGCAGGTGGCTGATCAAGGCCACTTCATCATCGTGATCCTCAGCTTCCCGCAAGACGATTCTTGCCCCAAGTCCCTGGACCAATTGGGAAAACTTTTCCACCATCTCCTGAGGACAAGATGGGGGAGGGGTAATCACATAAGGGTAACTCTGGAATAAATTCGGTTTAGCCGCTTGAAACCCCTGCTGCTCTGATCCTGTCATCGGGTGACCCCCAATAAAATAGACCGAATTCATCTGATTGGCTGCTCGGCATATGTCTATTTTTACACTTCCTACATCTGTGATGAGGCTGCCGGCGGGCACACAACCGACGACCTGGGCAAAACTTTCTGCCAGCAGGGAAATTGGTGTCGCCAGGATAACCATATCCACGTCAAGGATCTCCGGTATATCCTGCCAGCCCTCTTTGATCCATCCCCGGGCTTCTGCTTCTTTCAGACTTTCTTCATTGCATTCTACAGCGCAGACAGTCCAGCCCTGCCCTGCTAAGGCACCTGCCCAGGACCCTCCAATCAGGCCGAGGCCGATGACACAAGCACGGGGCTGCCTTTGCCCTGTCCATCCTCCGGACAAAACAGTTTCCCGACCTTTTTCCATTACCGACGAGCCCCTTTCACCGGTCTGCCCAGTGCTTGCGACAGAACAGCCAATTCCTCCATCATGGCGGCGAAATTAGCCAGGGTTAAGGATTGCTTGCCGTCAGATACGGCCTTTTCCGGCTGAGGATGCACCTCAACAAGGATACCATCCGCCCCGGCCGCTACTGCGGCTTTCGTCATGGCAGGCACCAGATTCCAACGTCCGGTTCCGTGACTGGGGTCAACAATAACCGGAAGATGGGAAAGGGACTGAAGAGCGGGAACCATACTTAAATCCAGAGTATTTCTGGTGTAGCTTTCAAAGGTACGAATCCCCCGCTCACAGAACATGACCTGGTAGTTGCCGCCATCCATAATGTACTCTGCAGCCATCATCCATTCTTCAAGGGTCGCCGAGGGTCCTCGTTTCAAGAGGATGGGTTTATTGGTTTTGGCTACTTCTTTAAGGAGGAAGAAGTTCTGCATATTGCGGGCCCCGATTTGCAGGATATCCGTATAATGGGCTACAAGCTCCACATCCCGCACATCCACTACTTCAGTTACGACCAGGAGCCCCGTCTCTTCTCTGGCTTCGGCGAGAAGTTTTAATCCATCCTCTTCCAAGCCCTGAAAAGCATAGGGAGAAGTACGGGGTTTGAAAGCTCCTCCTCTCAAAAAGGTAGCCCCTGCTTCTTTAACAGCGTGCGCAGTCTCTAAAATCTGGGACCGGCTTTCAACGCTGCAGGGTCCCGCCATTACGTGAATTTCGTCCCCGCCAATCTCATAGTCCCCTATCTTAACGATGGTATTCTCACTCTGAAACTCACGACTTACAAGCTTATAGGGTGCCAGAATGGGAACCACTTTTTCTACCCAAGGCAGGGCTTCCAGGTCCAGAGCCTTCAGTCGCGAACGATCTCCTACGGCACCAATGATAATCTTTTCTACCCCTTGGGATAGATGAATCTTAAATCCCTCCTGGCTCAAACGCTCATTGATTTCCTGAACTTCTGTCTCACCGGCTCCACGCTTTAATACGATAATCATAATTTTCCACTCCTTAACTACCATCCTACTTTTTTGTTTATATTACTCACTTGCAGCGTGAGCAAAATCTACCATAATACAACTCTACTCCACAAGATCTCTGCGTAAGTTAACCGCATCCCTTAGGTACACCGGGTGGATTTCTTCTTGAGTTAAAGAAGACTCTACATGAAGCAGCACTCGAATACATAGTGGCAGCGAGCCTGGAACAGGAATTTCATTCAGGCAGATCATAGGCACCCTATCCCAACCCAGTTGACGTGCGAAAGTGGCAGGAAATGCAACATCGATATCCTTGGTCAGGGTGAAGATGGCACTGATAATATCTTCCGTCGCTAAGGAATTACGCATCATCATCTCCTGCAAGAGTTCCTGTGTCGCTTGACGGATTTGTTCTACATCATTTTCTTGAATCGTAATGGCGCCACGTATACCACGAACCCTCGTCACATTACTTCATCTCCCTTTTAATCCATATTTTCTTTCGGAGACGCCCTATGTCCCAGGCCCACAGCCACCTCATCCAGATGCAATAAGCCCACTCCAAAGAAAACCGCCACCGACAAATGTTCATCTCTCCTGGCAATACCGATTTTCCCACCGATATTTAATCCCATAGCCTTTGGCATAATCTGACTCAATGCTTCCCGGGTGGCTCCGGCAACAGCCCCTTCATCTCCATGGGTTTCCTTAATGACCCCTTCCCGCTTGGCGGCAACTATGGCCCTTTCCACGATTTTTTTAATAGCTGTAAGATACTCACCGCCATAATCCACAGCCACAGTACGAATTCCGTGGCGACCAAAACCATCCTTCAAGTGTGCTTCTTCTTCACGGCTTTCGGCCATGGCCATGCGCAATGCCGCCATAGCAATTTTCTTACTTTCTGCAACCATTCTATTCATTCCTTTCCCTTAAGGGATTCCTTTGATTAGATTATCCATCTTTAATAGTACTACACTATGTACTTTTAGACATTAGTACATTTCCTAAAAAAGAGAATAAAAAAGACACCTACGGTGTCAATTATCTGATTCCACCGTCCTACCATCCTTCCATTATTCAATTGGGGGGAAAAATAGAAAACTAAACCGTCCTACAACTACATATCTCTACATCAGATGTTGAATTGGATATTAAATTATATTATATGATGCATCCGATCAACTTTCAAGCACGAATCTATAGTTCTACAGGAAAAATCCATTGCGGATGACCATACAGATTTGGGTTCAGAATTAAGCTTGAGTGTCTTGGCTTTTCTTAATTCCTAGCACTTTACCCGCGACCAGGGCAATGACTGCCGAAGCTGCACTGAAGAGGGCTCCCATTTTTGCTGCTCCTTGCAGACCCGGATCGATAAAGGCCACGCCTGAAACGAACAGGGCGACTGTGAGTCCCATAGCCGCTACCACGCCCGCCACAAGAAGCTCTTTATACCCCATGCCCTTGGGAAAGGGAAAGCCGATAACTGTTGCCAAAGAGCCCATTAGGAATATTCCCAGAGTTTTTCCTCCTAAGAGGGCAATGAAAATGAGCCATGTGAGGGTGCTGATTTCCGAGAACTCCACGCCCGCATTGGTTAACCCGAACAAAAGCAGGCCAAAATCCACGAAAATTTTCCACTCGTGCTCAAATGTTTTCAAAGTAGAATGATCTTTGGGATCATCCTCAAACAAGCCGAATTCCTCCCTGGGAGGGTGGGGCAGGAAGGGAACGATGAAAACCAGGGCCAGAGCCGGATGAATATGAGCCAGATAAAGCCCTGCCCAACTCAGCACTCCCCCTAAGACGATATAAGGCCAGTAGCTCCGAACATTTTTGCGTCGAAGCAGATAAGCGACCAGCATCCCTCCCACAGTGAGCAATAACCAGATCGGGGCCACCGGATTGGCGGGGTCAGGGTAAAAGAAGGCGATAATCATGAGACCGATGCCATCATCGACAATAGCCAAGAGCAATAAAAAGGAGACGGCAGCATGATGAGCCCCAAACACTACCCTTGCCACTAACCAAGCTAAGGCGATATCGGTGGCTGTAGGTATGCCCCAACCTTTAGCGAATTCGGAACTCCCTATCAGGGCATTTAAACCAATAAATACAAGGGCCGGGCCCAGAACACCGCCAAGGGTGGCCATTAAGGGGTTGACGGCCCGTTTAATGGGATTTAAGCTCCCTCCAGGCAATAGGCTCTGGGTGATTTCAACAGCCGCTATAGCAAAAAAGAACACCATAAAAATATCGTTAACAAAGAAATGAAGGGATAGGTCTCCCATAATTTCATTGTGCACAAAATGATGGTAATTCTCCGGCGCTAAATTAGCCCAAACAAGTGCAATAAGAACACCTAGAATTAATGGTATTGAAAACTCCTGCAAAAAATTAATAGTCTTTTTCTTCGTACTCACTGGATCTCCCCCTCAAGTCAATAATAATGTGTAAATAGGATAGACAGATTCATAATGTCGCGGTCCTGTAAGCACTCCTTTCCTAAAAAAGCATACAAAAAGAGAGTAGTCCAAAA
Coding sequences within it:
- the aroA gene encoding 3-phosphoshikimate 1-carboxyvinyltransferase, coding for MQINNESKGIRINPIRRIQGEIEVPGDKSISHRAALFGGMAQGETHITNFLLGQDCLSTLECLKTLGVEWERRDAEVWIRGRGFENWHEPQDILDVGNSGTTMRIMLGVLAGCPFSATLTGDSSIRSRPMGRVTLPLQEMGARILGRQEGKYAPLTIQGGLLHGVQFNSPVPSAQIKSAILLAGLRAEGETRVTEPFLSRDHTERMLRGFGVDLKSEGCTARVKGGAILSGREVAVPGDISSAAFFLVLGTVIPQGELLLKNVGINPTRTGILDALWQMGADIQVEGEWEECSEPRANLRVRPAQLHGIEIQGEMIPKLIDEIPVLAVAASLAQGETIIRDAAELRVKETDRIQTVVQGLQDLGATIQELPDGLRIQGVKSLRGGSAQSHGDHRLAMAWVVAGLLSEEGVSLEGIEAAEVSFPNFLDLIHEIAQ
- a CDS encoding prephenate dehydrogenase; translation: MEKGRETVLSGGWTGQRQPRACVIGLGLIGGSWAGALAGQGWTVCAVECNEESLKEAEARGWIKEGWQDIPEILDVDMVILATPISLLAESFAQVVGCVPAGSLITDVGSVKIDICRAANQMNSVYFIGGHPMTGSEQQGFQAAKPNLFQSYPYVITPPPSCPQEMVEKFSQLVQGLGARIVLREAEDHDDEVALISHLPHVLSLALALTASEGNLRGKPLEIAGRSFREITRLVDSSPEMWRDILFSNASAILRSLDIWEEKVKEIREIIAGADGEEMFKVFERAQRARSQMLNRRESDANK
- the aroF gene encoding 3-deoxy-7-phosphoheptulonate synthase; translation: MIIVLKRGAGETEVQEINERLSQEGFKIHLSQGVEKIIIGAVGDRSRLKALDLEALPWVEKVVPILAPYKLVSREFQSENTIVKIGDYEIGGDEIHVMAGPCSVESRSQILETAHAVKEAGATFLRGGAFKPRTSPYAFQGLEEDGLKLLAEAREETGLLVVTEVVDVRDVELVAHYTDILQIGARNMQNFFLLKEVAKTNKPILLKRGPSATLEEWMMAAEYIMDGGNYQVMFCERGIRTFESYTRNTLDLSMVPALQSLSHLPVIVDPSHGTGRWNLVPAMTKAAVAAGADGILVEVHPQPEKAVSDGKQSLTLANFAAMMEELAVLSQALGRPVKGARR
- the aroH gene encoding chorismate mutase, translated to MTRVRGIRGAITIQENDVEQIRQATQELLQEMMMRNSLATEDIISAIFTLTKDIDVAFPATFARQLGWDRVPMICLNEIPVPGSLPLCIRVLLHVESSLTQEEIHPVYLRDAVNLRRDLVE
- a CDS encoding HutP family protein, with product MVAESKKIAMAALRMAMAESREEEAHLKDGFGRHGIRTVAVDYGGEYLTAIKKIVERAIVAAKREGVIKETHGDEGAVAGATREALSQIMPKAMGLNIGGKIGIARRDEHLSVAVFFGVGLLHLDEVAVGLGHRASPKENMD
- a CDS encoding Na+/H+ antiporter NhaA, producing MSTKKKTINFLQEFSIPLILGVLIALVWANLAPENYHHFVHNEIMGDLSLHFFVNDIFMVFFFAIAAVEITQSLLPGGSLNPIKRAVNPLMATLGGVLGPALVFIGLNALIGSSEFAKGWGIPTATDIALAWLVARVVFGAHHAAVSFLLLLAIVDDGIGLMIIAFFYPDPANPVAPIWLLLTVGGMLVAYLLRRKNVRSYWPYIVLGGVLSWAGLYLAHIHPALALVFIVPFLPHPPREEFGLFEDDPKDHSTLKTFEHEWKIFVDFGLLLFGLTNAGVEFSEISTLTWLIFIALLGGKTLGIFLMGSLATVIGFPFPKGMGYKELLVAGVVAAMGLTVALFVSGVAFIDPGLQGAAKMGALFSAASAVIALVAGKVLGIKKSQDTQA